The sequence TGCAATCAATGATTTCGTTGCAGTGGCGTCTGGTTTAGATACAATCAACAGGATGGATCAAATAAGTATAATAGGTGGAGTTTTTGCGGCTCCTTCGGAACAACCAGATGGTGATGCAACTGTGGAAATCAAATTACCATGGTTAACTCGCGATGTTGCACTAATACTAGGTAGTCTTTTCGGTTCTATAATTATATTTGGATTATTTTTGACCCGCAAGAAAAAGGAATACCAAATACCTCCTATAGCTGCCACAACAGATCCTAATCCAGACATTGACTTGAATCTACACAAAGACAAAGCGGATACACTTAAGAAACTTGCAAAAAGCAATCCTGAAGGTTTTAGCAAAGTGTTGAAAACTTGGTTAGCGGAAGAATAGGGGTGATTTCATATGTCAAAAAACTCAATATCAGGAAAGAAAAAAGCTGCTGTTCTCCTTATAAGCTTAGGACCGGAGATTTCGGCAGAGGTTTTTAAACATCTTTCAGATGACGAAATAGAACAACTAACCCTTGAAATCGCTAACGCTCGTAAAATTTCTAACGATGAAAGGGAACATATATTAGAAGAGTTTCAAGAGCTTTGTGTGGCACAGGAGTTTATCACACAAGGTGGTATTGATTACGCAAAAGACGTACTAGAAAGGGCCCTAGGGAACCAGAAGGCCCTAGACATAATAGGAAGGTTAACAGCATCTTTACAGGTAAAACCCTTTGATTTTGTAAGAAAGGCTGATCCACAGCAATTATTAAACTATTTAGCTAATGAGCATCCGCAGACAATTGCATTAGTGTTATCCTTTCTACAACCTGAGCAAAGTGGTATCATTCTCTCGGGACTAGCCCCTGAAATACAAAGTGAAATAGTTAAGAGAATTGCAGTTATGGATAGAACTTCTCCAGAAATTATAAGAGAGGTAGAGGGAGTACTAGAACAAAAACTTTCTTCCCTATCAAACCAAGACTATACCAGTGCAGGTGGTATAGATGTCATAGTAGATATAATCAACCGCGTTGATAGAAGTACTGAAAAAACAATATTTGAGAATTTAGAGGTTGATGACCCAGAACTAGCAGAGGATATAAGACGTAAGATGTTCGTATTTGAAGATGTAATAAGCCTTGATGATAGATCTATTCAAAAGGTTATTAAAGAAGTCAACAACCAAGAGCTTTCCTTATCACTTAAAGTGGCATCAGAAGAGGTTTCAAATAAAATCTTTAAGAATATGTCTAAGCGTCAAGCTGAACTAATTCAAGAGGAAATGGAATTTATGGGCCCTGTTCGCCTAAGGGATATTGAAGAAGCTCAACAGAAAATTGTTAACTTAATAAGAAGGCTCGAAGATACTGGTGAGATAATTATAGCTAGAGGCGGCGGGGGAGATGAAATAATTGTCTAAAATTATTAAGGGTAACCAAGCCAGAGCCATGGACTATAGAAAAATAGAAGCTGTTAAACTGCCAGTATTTGATGATAACTCACTTCAAGAATATCAAACATTAGAATTAACATTATCCCCAGAAGAGATCTTAGAAACCGCTAAAAACGAACAAAAAAAAATAATAAAACAAGCTAAAGAAGAAGCAGAACAACTTAAAAGACTCGCATCAGAGCAAGGGTTTCAACAGGGGTTTCAAGAGGGCATGAAATCTGCAAAAGAGGACCAAGAAAAACTGCAGCAGGAATTTATAAACAGGTTTAGAGAACTTGAATCAGAATTCAATAATAAACAATGCAAGTTAAAAAATGAGGCTGCTAAAGATGTTACAGAAATAGCACTTTATATAGCCCAAAAACTTGTGGGTGACCTGTTAAATGATAAGCAAGATTTGATTGTAGAAATTTATAAATTATTACTACCCCTTGTCACAGATAAAAAAATTAGAGAAATAAAAGTTAACTCAACGGATTTTGATATAATTCAAGACTACTTGAAGTTTACAAATAAATCGGAAGTAATCCCATTGACCGTGGCTGATGAGTTAGACCCGAAAACTATTTATATAGATACAGAACAAGGCTATATAATGAAAAACCTTAATAGAGAACTAGAGGAATTAGTTGGTGAATTGAGGAGTATTTATGGCTAGACTACTAAATACAAATCATATTAAAAACATAATTGATAGTTGTAACTTACAAAGACCCACGGGAAAAATCCAAGAAATTACAGGCCTAACTATCAAATGCGAAGGTCCGTGGGGCAACATAGGAGACACTTGTATAGTCCGTAGTTCAAAGGGAAATGAGATTTTCGGGGAAATAGTGGGTTTTCAGCACAATACGACAGTTGTCATGCCTTTAAGTGAGATTGAGAACATAGGACCTGGTTGTAAAGTAGAGTGTTTAGGCTCAGGTATGAAAGTCATGGTAGGGGAAGATTTGTTGGGTAGAGTTTTAGACGGTCTAGGAAAACCCATTGATGGCCAGCCTAACCCACAAAACCTAATACCTTACAACGTAATGAACACACCACCTAACCCTTTGACTCGACCAAGAATAGAAGAGATACTTCCAGTAGGAATAAAAGCAATAGATGGCATGCTTACCGTCGGAAAAGGTCAAAGAATGGGGATTTTTGCAGGAAGTGGTGTGGGTAAAAGTACCCTCATGGGTATGATTGCTCGTAACACATCTGCAGAAATAAACGTGATAGCTCTAATAGGTGAAAGAGGTAGAGAGGTGCGAGATTTCATAGAAAGAGATTTAGGTGAAGAAGGGCTAAAACGTAGCGTCCTTGTTGTAGCCACATCTGACCAACCACCCCTTGTGAGACTAAAAGGAGCTTTCGTTGCCATGGCAATAGCAGAATATTTTAGAGATCAGAGTAAAGATGTAATGCTGCTTATGGACTCTGTTACAAGGCTAGCTATGGCACAAAGAGAAATTGGGCTTTCCTTAGGGGAACCACCTACAAGTAGAGGTTATACGCCATCTGTATTTACTCTACTACCAAAGTTATTCGAAAGGTGTGGCACCAGTAATAGGGGTACAATTACAGGATTTTTTACTGTTTTAGTAGATGGTGATGATTTCAATGAACCAATAACAGATGCTGTACGGGGTATTTTAGATGGTCATGTGTTTTTATCAAGGAAAATTGCTGCTCAAAACCACTACCCAGCTATTGATGTAATGAATAGTCTGTCAAGGCTAATGGCTGAAATATCTGATGAGGAGCATATAGCAAATGCAGGTAAAGTTAGGAAATTACTAGCTAATTATAAAAACGCCGAAGACCTTATAAATATTGGTGCATATAAGCCAGGATCAAACAAAGACATAGACGAGTCCGTTAAAAAAATATCCGGTATAAACCAATTCTTACAGCAGAAGGTTAGTGAGAAATTTGAATTCGGACATATAATTAAATCCCTATCGGAGATATAATTTCTAGACTTACAGCTACTTGACTTTAGAGAGGTTAAAGCAATATAGCCAAATTGTTAATAAAAGTAGTGGATCTTAAAAAATAGTAGGTGAATGATTTGCCAAAATTTAATTTTAATCTACAAAAATTACTTGATTACAAAGATATTTTGCTAAAAGAAGAAATAAGTAAAATTCAGCAACTCAATACACAAATAGAGGACTGCCAAGAGAAAATTTCGGGTATTAACAACAGAATGAATGCACTAGGACAAGCAATAGAAACCAAAGGAAGAGATACACTACAAATTGAAGTCCTTATAGGGTACAAAAGATATATTAATGATCTTAATGGGTTAAAAAGTTCTTTCACAAAGCAAAAGAACAATATGGAGTTAATACTAGACAAAACAAGGAACAAAGCAATCTCCTTACAAAAAGAACATAAAACCATAGATCTACTAAAAGAGAAAAAGTTTTACGAGTTTAAAAAAGAACAGGAGTACCAAGAGCAATCATTACTAGATGACTTAGTATGTATGAGAAGAACTATTTAAGGAGGAACCTTTTATGAATGTGGCTTCAAAATTAAAAGCAATAACGTATCTCGTATTAGTTCCTCTTATTATTGGAATAATTATTTTTATGATTATAGGCAGTGCTGTGGGGCTCATTAAACTACCTTTTATTAATCCTCCGCAAACTGAGAATGAAATTGACTCTCTTACATTAGAACTCGAAGCAAAAGATGAAACCATTGTTTCACTGAAGAATGTTATAGAAGAGCAAAAAAAAGAAATTGATGACATAAAAAGACAATATGATATTCGTGAGGAAAGTTTAAAAGCCCGTGAGAAGAGTTTAGATGAATTCGAAGAGCAATTAAATAATCGTTTAGAATCAATGGAAAGTGAAGATGAAAGATTGCAAAACTTAGCAAACAACTTAAACCAGATGAAGGTTAGGGATGCAGCCAATATACTATCACATCTAGAAGAAGAAGAAATCCTGAAGATTTTTCAATATATGACAAATCAAAAAACTTCCGAAATCATGTCAGCCTTAGACTCTCAAAAAGCAGCTAGCTTAGCAAAAAAGATGATGCAATAATCATTTTATAATTATTTCCTTCCTGAAAGGAGGTGAGAAAATTGAAAATACTAGATGGATTTTTGCCATTTGAATCGCAACTGATGAATGGTAAAACCAATAAAAATCCAGTTGCAGACGAGGAGTATAAAATTTTTGCAGCATTTTCTAACTTATTAACTCAGCAACTCACACAAACTGAGGAAGAGCTAGTTAACAATGAACAAGTAGAGCTACACCTTATTATAGATGATATTGCAGAGGTTATAACAAAGGGATTACCAGAAATTGATTTAGAAAAATTAGAAGAAATTTCATATAAGGTTTTTCCTAACCAAGAAAATGTAGAAAAATTTATAGAAGATATCAAGGTGTTAGTCAGTGAAGTTACACATTCAGGGGATTCGACCCTAGAAAAACTCAACTCCCAAAACATAGAAGACTTAGTTAAGAACTTGATTCAAGGGGAAATGAAAGAATCATTTTCAAAACCTGAGCAAAAGTTTTATAGTAAAAATAATTACTACGACCCTAAAAATGAAATTTCTGTAAAAACAGGCAATGAAAAAGTTGTAGATTTAAATAATTTTAGAATCAACAACGGAAATCAGAGTTTATTTTATGGGAAGAACAACAATGGGACTGATTTAGTAGCGAATATGAGCAAGGAATTTCCCCTTGATAATGAGGAAATTCAGTTAAACGAAAAGTTCCAACCCCTTACCGTTGATCCTAACATAAGAGTTAACATGGAAAAGCTAGATATGGTCACAACTAACAACTTAATCCAAGTACCTATTGAAGAATTAGGTGAATCTATTTTGCAGTTAGCTTATAAAAACATGAACATCCTTAAAAAAGGTGAGCTAACCACAGGCACAATGAGACTTTACCCTGAGGAGTTAGGGCAAGTGACAATTGAGTTAGAGATGCTAAAGGGAGACTTGAGTGTAAGAATTGTTGCAAGTAATGAAGCTGCTTTTAATCACCTCCAACAAAATGCAAAGGATTTAATACAAAAGTTTGTTGAAGAAGGAACCTACACAGAAGTTTCTGTAGATCTTAATATGGGTGATACAAGTCAAGATACTCGCGATCAAAACTTTCAAAATCATTTTGCTTTAACATCTAAATCTCAACAAAAACAAGCCACAGACGAAGAAATAATTCAATACTTTGAAACAGACAAAGGAAATTATAACTATAAAGTTTAGGGGGTGAACGAATGAAGGTAACTAACTCAAATTACAATCCTAATCAACAGACAATAGCACCAAACACACTTGGCAAAGAAGCCTTTCTTAAAATCCTTGTTACACAAATGAAGTACCAAGATCCATTGGCTCCAACAAATGATACTGAGTTTATAGCACAAATGGCTCAGTTTAGTAACTTAGAGCAAACGGTAAATATGAACGAGAACATACAATGGATGTTATATATGCTTGGCACAGGGTTCGACTCTTCCAATGCCTTTAGTATGATAGGGAAGAATGTAGAAATCGAAACTAGCTCTGGAATTATACAGGGGATAGTTGAGAAGGTAACTAAAAAAGATGGTGAGTTTATGGTGGAAGTAGATTCTGTACTCTATCCACTAAATAAAGTGAACACTGTTGCACTAGCTAAGGATTCTTCTAACAATGGGCAAAATGCAGTGGAGGGTGATGAGAATGAGTAAAATCATCAATCCGATGCTAATTAACAGCTTAACCCGAAATCAAAATACTAATAAGTTAAAACAAACTAGTGACAATAATTTTTCAAAGGTTTTCAGCCATGAACTAAACCATTTAGTTTTTTCAAAGCACGCAATTAACAGAATTGAGCATCGAGGTATAGAACTAAGTGAAGAAACCTTATGCAAAATTAACACTGCCATGGACAAGCTTGTTTCAAAGGGGAGTAGGGACTCACTAGTGTTTATAGATGATGTAGCTTACGTTGTAAATCCCAAGAACAAAGTTATAATCACCGCAGTGGATAAAGAAAATCTTAAGGAAAATGTTTTTACAGGTATTGATAGTGCAATATTTATGTAACAATCAGCTGGACCTTATATAGGAGGCTGAAGTAGGTATTGAATGATAGATATACCTACATATTAAAAGGAGGAAAAACTTATGTTGAGGTCATTGTTTTCAGGTGTAAGTGGATTAAGAAATCATCAAACAAGAATGGATGTTATTGGTAATAACATTGCCAATGTAAATACCGTTGCATATAAGACTAGTCAAGTAAACTTCAAAGATATCTTTAGTCAAACTTTACAAGGAGCTTCTGCTCCGGGAGTTAACAGGGGTGGTACTAACCCCATGCAAGTAGGACTAGGTATGGCACTTGCCAATGTATCTGTAAACCACACCCAAGGCAGTTTGCAATCTACAGGTAAGGGAACAGATTTAGCCATAGAGGGGGACGGTTTTTTTGTTATTTCTGATGGAGATAGCAAGTTCTATACTAGGGCTGGAAATTTTGATCTTGATGCTGATGGATACTTAGTATCTGCTACTAACGGATACTATGTACTCTCTGGCGACACTACTTTATCTACTGAGGACAGAAGAATTCAAATACCATCAGATGCTATATTCACCATTGATAAAACTGGAACAGTTTCAGTTGTTGAAGAAGATGGTACTTTAACAAACATAGGGACAATCGGGTTAGCAAAGTTCAATAACCCTGGCGGACTTTTGAAAACAGGTGACAATATGTACATACCTTCTAGTAACTCTGGTGTAGCTTTAGAAGGAATTCCTGGGGCTAATGACACGGGTACAATAATGCCTGGTACATTAGAGATGTCAAACGTTGACCTATCCCAAGAGTTTACAGATATGATAATAACACAAAGGGGGTTTCAAGCTAACTCAAGAATTATCACAACATCCGATGAAATTCTAAATGAGCTTGTAAATCTAAAACGATAAATTTTATAAATCCCCGCACCTAAGAGGGTGCGGGGACTTATAAAAAAGGTGGGATTACTTTGATAGAAGTAACAAGATTAAACAACAAGAAGTACTACCTTAACTGTGAACTAATCGAATTTATTGAGAGTACACCAGACACAGTTATCTCCTTAACTACTGGAAAAAAAGTGGTGGTAAAAGAAGAAACAAAGGAAGTTATCACAAAAATCATAGCATACAAAAGAAGAATAACTTATAAATACTGTGAAAGTGAGGTGTAACCTATGTTGGATTTATCAACAATTATAGGATTAGGTAGTGGGATTTTACTTTTTGTGATTTCAATACGTATGGGAGGCCCCTTGGGGAGTTTTTATTCTGCATCCTCTATAGTTATAGTACTAGGTGGAACAATTAGTGCAACTATAGTAAGTTACCCTATGAACCAAATTAAACAACTATTTAAAACCGTTAAAAAGACAATGAGTAAAACTAATTTTTCTTCATCTGAAATAATAAATAATATGGTTAGCTTTTCAGAAAAAGCTAGAAGGGAAGGTTTACTTTCCCTAGAAGATGAAATAGCAAATCTCGATGATTCATTTATGCAAAAAGGTGTACAACTTGTAGTTGATGGAACAGATCCTGATTTAGTAAGGAATATACTAGAAACAGAATTATCTTTCTTAGAAGATAGGCACGCTCAAGGTCGTGGAATTTTTTCAACGATGGGATCTTATGCACCTGCTTTCGGTATGGCTGGTACTTTAATTGGTCTTATACGAATGCTAGAAACTTTAGACAATCCCGAAACCATTGGACCTGGTCTGGCAGTGGCACTACTTACCACATTCTATGGAACAATCCTATCGAACCTTTTTTTCAACCCCATGGCAGCGAAGCTAAAGGTCAAAAGTAGTGAAGAAATCCTACTAAAGGAAGTTGTCATAGAGGGCCTTTTGTCTATTCAAGCAGGGGAGAACCCAAGGATTGTAGAAGAAAAGCTAAAAGCTTTCTTAGCCCCTAATGAAAGGGAAAGCTTTAATAAAAATACTGAGGTTAATGAAAATGAGGCGGCGTAGGTCTAAAGATGAAAGTGTAGGCCAAGACAATTGGCTTTTAACATATAGTGATGTTATAACGTTAGTACTGTGTATGTTTATTATGTTGTACTCTTTTTCCACCATAGATGCTCAAAAATTTCAGCAACTAGTCACATCACTTAACCAGTCTTTTTCAGGAGTGTTAGATGGTGGAAAAATTATTAGTCCAGACGAATTGGACAATATTCCCAAAGAAGAAGAACCACCCTTAGATGAAGGGGAAGAGATTGACGAAGAGTTTATAAGTACTTATGAACAAATCCTTTCACTTATAAATGACTATGGTCTAGAAGACCGGGTGTTTATAGGGATTGAGCCTAAAGGTGTGGAAATAAGGTTTAGTGATGGTATATTTTTTGCCCCAGGTAGGGCCGATATAAAGTCTAGCGCAATGGAACTTCTTGATAAGTTAACTGGTATCTTCCAAGAGATAGATAATGAGATACATATAGAAGGACATACGGACACAATACCAATAAATACCGTGCAATTTCCTTCAAACTGGGAGTTATCAGCAGGTAGAGCAATATCAGTTGTTAAACACTTTGAGGAAAAAGGTATTGACTCTCAAAGACTTGGTGCGTTAGGTTTTGGAGAATATAGGCCCATAGACACTAATGAAACACCCCAAGGACGTCAAGCAAATAGAAGGGTAAATATTATTGTACTTAGGAGTAGTGCCGATTAAATTTTGATTTTTAGTCATGCTCAAAGGAGATGTTAAATATGGAGAAAGAGTATACATTATTCAACTTAAGCTTCCTGATTATCGTAGGTGTGATATTGATAGTTCTTTCAGCTGCGATATCATTTATCATTGCCACAAGGGTTGTGGCACCAAAGGAGGTCAATGTTGATAATGATAAAGAAATAGTTGAATTTACTGGAAAAACAGTACAATTAGGTGCCTTTACAACTGATTTAAGGGACACTAACCGAAACAGAATAATAAGGGTTGAAATTTCTGTGGAAGTAGACGATAATAAAGCTATTGCTCAAATAGAAGAAAGATATATTCAACTACAAGACCAAATCCTTTCAATTCTTAGGTCGAAAACTGCTGACGAATTAAAGGGAGAAGAAGGTAAAAAGGCATTGAGTGAAGAATTAAAGGTAGGTATAGAACAATTTTTGTCACATAAAGTCGTAAATATATATTTTAAAGAGTTCATAGTACAATAATCCTAACAACCTACTTTAAGGAGGTGAGCTAAGTGTCAGAGATACTATCCCAATCGGAAATCGATGCATTATTATCTGCATTGTCTACGGGCGAAATAGATGTAGAAGAAGTTAAAAAGGAAGAAGAAAAAAGCAAAGTAAGGGTTTATGATTTTAGAAGGCCCAATAAGTTTTCTAAGGATCAAACTAGAACTTTACAAATGATACATGAAAACTTTGCTCGCCTTACAACCTCTTATCTTTCCGCTAGCCTTAGAAATGTCGTGCAAGTATCTGTGGCTTCAGTGGACCAGACCACATATGAAGAATTTATCAGATCAGTTCCGAACCCTACTGTGATAAACCTCTTTTCTTTGAACTCAGAGGCTGGACAAGCCTTATTGGAAATAAACCCCAATATATCATTTGCAATCATAGATAGATTATTAGGCGGTCCTGGAGGAACTTTGAAAGAAGGAAGGCCTTTATCAGAAATAGAACAACGTATTATAAAAATGGTTACTGATAAATTACTACTTACATTAAACGATGCATGGTTCAACGTTTGTAATCTAAAAGCTAGGACTATGAAACTTGAAACCAATCCTCAGTTTTTGCAAATAGTCTCACCCAATGAAACTGTTGCTGTAATTGTTCTAAAGGTCATATTAGGTGATGCAGAAGGTTTTATGAACCTTTGTATACCTTTTATTTCACTAGAGAACTTGATAGATAACCTCAGCGCTCATTTTTGGTTTTCTCAGCAATCTACGGAAAAAGAGGCACCTAACCAACAATACGTGGAAGCGGGTCTAAAGAGAACACCACTGCCTGTTTCTGTAGAACTGGGTAAGGCTAACGTTTCCGTTAAAGATATGCTAGAACTTCAAGTAGGTGATGTTATTACACTTGAAAAAGCTACTTCAGAGCATCTAGCAGTATATGTAAAAGAGAAACTTAAATTTTTAGGATCACCAGGGTTAATAAAGAATAAATTAGCCATTCAAATAACTGAAACCATTGAAGGAGAGGAGTGGGATAATGAGTGAGATTCTAACACAAGCAGAAATTGATGCTCTTTTGTCTGCAGATTACAAAGCAGAGGACTCAGGACAAACTAAACTAACTGACTGGGAGAAGGATGCAATTGGAGAAATAGGCAATATTTCTTTTGGCTCTGCTGCTACCAGTCTATCAGCACTATTAAATCAACGGGTTGAGATAACCACTCCATATGTTGAATTAACATCCAAAAATAAAATTTCCGAAGATCATCCAGCACCATGTTTACAAGTTGAGGTAAGCTATACCGAGGGGATCGATGGAGCAAATGTCCTTATAATCCAACAACATGATGCTAAAATAATTGCAAACTTAATGATGGGTGGCGATGGTAAACCAGAAGGAGATGAGCTAACTGAGATAGATATAAGTGCTGTTTCAGAAGCTATGAATCAAATGATGGGTGGATCTGCAACTGCACTATCCACCATATTTGGTAAAATGGTTAATATATCACCGCCCATAACCCAAACCATAGATCTGTCAGAAAGCACAATCAATGGAGTGCTTTCATCAGAAGAATTAGTTGTCAAAGTTGCCTTTAGGATGGTTATTGGCAACCTTATTGATAGTGTGATTATGCAACTGCTTCCTTTGGACTTTTTCAGGGAACTAGTTAGTATGTTAACTGGCAACATAGAGGAGGTATCCCATGTGAAACAGACTACCCCCACGCCTACTAATACAAAAGAGAGGCACACAGAACCACAAGCAGTTTTCAGTGAAACACAAAGTAGTCCTAATGTAGCAAACACTGTGGACTACCAGATGGCACAATTTAGTGAGCTTGACACAACACAAAATCAAACCCATAATCATAACATAGGGCTTATTATGGATGTTCCACTAGAGATAACAGTTGAATTAGGTCGTACCAAAAAGAAGATCAAAGATATCTTATCTTTCGGTACAGGCTCTATTATTGAACTTGATAAAATGGCTGGTGAAACCTTTGATATTTTAGCAAATGGTAAGGTTATCGCAAAAGGAGAAGTTGTTGTTATAAATGAGAACTTCGGCGTAAGGATTACCAATATTTTGACACCAATGGAAAGAGTTCAAAAACTACAATAAAAATAATGGAGGGATAAATTATGAGTAAAAGAGTTATGATCGTTGACGATGCTGCTTTTATGAGAATGATGATTAAAGATATATTAGTTAAAAATGGTTACGATGTTGTAGCGGAAGCTGCAAATGGTGCAGAAGCTGTGGAAAAGTATAAGGAGCTAACACCAGATTTAGTTACTATGGATATCACCATGCCGGAGATGGATGGGGTAGCAGCCCTTAAAGAGATAAAGAAGCTTGATCCTAGTGCTAGGATAGTTATGTGTTCAGCAATGGGTCAGCAAGCCATGGTTATTGACGCTATTCAATCAGGAGCTAAGGATTTTATTGTTAAGCCATTCCAAAACGATAGAGTTTTAGAGGCTATTAAAAAAGCGGTAAGTTAAAAAATGTTAGATTCCATAAAATTAATGCTTCAGGGGTTTTTATTCCTTACTATACTAATCATACTGGTACTGTTAGCTGTATTTGTTATAAAGTTTGTAAATAAAAAAATGAC comes from Alkalicella caledoniensis and encodes:
- the fliM gene encoding flagellar motor switch protein FliM, producing the protein MSEILSQSEIDALLSALSTGEIDVEEVKKEEEKSKVRVYDFRRPNKFSKDQTRTLQMIHENFARLTTSYLSASLRNVVQVSVASVDQTTYEEFIRSVPNPTVINLFSLNSEAGQALLEINPNISFAIIDRLLGGPGGTLKEGRPLSEIEQRIIKMVTDKLLLTLNDAWFNVCNLKARTMKLETNPQFLQIVSPNETVAVIVLKVILGDAEGFMNLCIPFISLENLIDNLSAHFWFSQQSTEKEAPNQQYVEAGLKRTPLPVSVELGKANVSVKDMLELQVGDVITLEKATSEHLAVYVKEKLKFLGSPGLIKNKLAIQITETIEGEEWDNE
- a CDS encoding flagellar basal body-associated FliL family protein — translated: MEKEYTLFNLSFLIIVGVILIVLSAAISFIIATRVVAPKEVNVDNDKEIVEFTGKTVQLGAFTTDLRDTNRNRIIRVEISVEVDDNKAIAQIEERYIQLQDQILSILRSKTADELKGEEGKKALSEELKVGIEQFLSHKVVNIYFKEFIVQ
- the fliY gene encoding flagellar motor switch phosphatase FliY; the encoded protein is MSEILTQAEIDALLSADYKAEDSGQTKLTDWEKDAIGEIGNISFGSAATSLSALLNQRVEITTPYVELTSKNKISEDHPAPCLQVEVSYTEGIDGANVLIIQQHDAKIIANLMMGGDGKPEGDELTEIDISAVSEAMNQMMGGSATALSTIFGKMVNISPPITQTIDLSESTINGVLSSEELVVKVAFRMVIGNLIDSVIMQLLPLDFFRELVSMLTGNIEEVSHVKQTTPTPTNTKERHTEPQAVFSETQSSPNVANTVDYQMAQFSELDTTQNQTHNHNIGLIMDVPLEITVELGRTKKKIKDILSFGTGSIIELDKMAGETFDILANGKVIAKGEVVVINENFGVRITNILTPMERVQKLQ
- a CDS encoding response regulator — translated: MSKRVMIVDDAAFMRMMIKDILVKNGYDVVAEAANGAEAVEKYKELTPDLVTMDITMPEMDGVAALKEIKKLDPSARIVMCSAMGQQAMVIDAIQSGAKDFIVKPFQNDRVLEAIKKAVS